The Oscillatoria acuminata PCC 6304 genomic interval ACCCGCCGCAGCCGGACCCGGCTTCCGGGAAGCGCTTTTCGCCCCAATCCTAAAAAGCAAAATCCCGGAAAACAACAACAGAACAACCAGCATTCCCAAACCCGAAGCCGTTATCCATCGGATCCCGTCCCCCACAACATTTACAGGTTGAGTCCATCCCGTATTCAGGGCTAAACCCAGCAAAATTCCCAGCCAAGGATAGGGTAATTTTATCTCTTCTACAGGTTCCGGCGCGGTTTGAACTTTAAGGGGGAATCGATATAATTTTTGGTCGGAATTTGTCTGTAATAATAATTCACGCTCATAAATGCGATCGGCCATCAAATTGCGGGTATCTACCGTGATGGTACATTCAACTTGATTCCCTTTAAACCGGACTGGTTCAATTTTAATCCAGGGATGATTATTTTTGGAAAAGTAGCCATCTCTGCGATAAGGAGCCACCTGCCATCTCCCCGTTAGCATCGTTCCGGGAACCGGATTTTTAATCGAAATCGTTTGGGTAATCGGTTCTCCCAACTTCGTTCCGCGAAACTGCACCAACTGATGACTAGAAATCACCTGCGGCGTGCGACTAATCTCAATCGGCGTTAACACTTCCAGGGCCGTTTCTGCATTGGTGTAACGGTCTTTTGGCTTGGGTTCCACCATTTTTTCCAGCCATTGAATCCAACCCAGACTAATTGTAGGAACCCGTTTGCGAAAGTGAATCCGATAACTGGGGTCAATTAACTCCCCAATCTCCATCGATTTTGTCCCCGTCAGTAAACAAATTAAAGTGGCTCCCACCCCATATAAATCCGAGGCGGGAGTCAGTTCCCGATTAAATAATTGCTCCGGTGGCATAAACCCCAGAGTCCCTTTAACAATGCTACTAACTGCAACTTCTCCCTCGCCAATATGAGCAAATCCAAAATCCACCAAATAGACATTCATCTGTTGATCTACCAGAATATTTTCCGGTTTGATATCCCGATGAATCACCGCTGGGAGGCGATTTTGGAGATAAACTAAAATCGACAACAGGGCGACTGCAATCTCTTTGACTTGGATGGGGTGCCAGGTGCGCTGTTGCGCCAGGGATTCTGCTGGTTTGTACTCCTGAACCATACAGAATCCTCGGGGACTTTCAAACGAATCCAAATAGCGGGGAATTCCGGGATGATTTAGCCCCTGAAGCACTTGAATTTCACGCTGATATGCCTCATAACCCGCCCACCCCGCATCACTGGTACTGGCAAACTGAAACTGTTTAATTGCCACTAAATCAGCCGGATCGGGAGTGACATCGGGAGTGGGTGCGGAGGTTCCAGTCCGACTCGCCAGGTAAGTCACGCGACCCCCAGCGCGGTTGTGACCCAATTCTCGGATAACCTGATAGCCGTACTCACCAAAATCTGGAAGATTACTCATCATAATGTGTTCGCAGGGATGCCGGTAGGACTATTGTACTGCGATCGCATTAGTGATGGGGTGAGGGGTTGGGGGGGATGGGGAAGATGGGGAGGATGGGGGGGATGGGGGAGACCGCCAATCGAGATGGGGAGGATGGGGGAGATGGGGGAGAGAGACTAGGTTGTTTACGCTTCCGGTCCCCTCCCCTTGGCAAGGGGAGGGTTAGGGTGGGGTTCTTCTGAGGTGGCGATCGCCTCATAACGCGCTCTTTCGGGCTTAAGCGCCTGTATGGAGGTTGGTCCAACCTCTTTCTTCTTGATGTGGCTTTGCCACGTCAAGAAGAC includes:
- a CDS encoding serine/threonine protein kinase gives rise to the protein MMSNLPDFGEYGYQVIRELGHNRAGGRVTYLASRTGTSAPTPDVTPDPADLVAIKQFQFASTSDAGWAGYEAYQREIQVLQGLNHPGIPRYLDSFESPRGFCMVQEYKPAESLAQQRTWHPIQVKEIAVALLSILVYLQNRLPAVIHRDIKPENILVDQQMNVYLVDFGFAHIGEGEVAVSSIVKGTLGFMPPEQLFNRELTPASDLYGVGATLICLLTGTKSMEIGELIDPSYRIHFRKRVPTISLGWIQWLEKMVEPKPKDRYTNAETALEVLTPIEISRTPQVISSHQLVQFRGTKLGEPITQTISIKNPVPGTMLTGRWQVAPYRRDGYFSKNNHPWIKIEPVRFKGNQVECTITVDTRNLMADRIYERELLLQTNSDQKLYRFPLKVQTAPEPVEEIKLPYPWLGILLGLALNTGWTQPVNVVGDGIRWITASGLGMLVVLLLFSGILLFRIGAKSASRKPGPAAAGALAGSIIGVVTVPVSVIIYGNDDPSLSLSEIVEEAIGSAFWMAILGALIGAYAAIVTEELISRLRGMGTARDVSKTLAGAIAGVMFAVGPILDGSGSFSNAWAFLVWMGLIIVAGGVAGAVFDEIEQGKISPLSPNVKLKISQVWTNFAGRIVLLTVGLGISLGLALNGRILSHYWGILLIGGTAIPLWKMIYPHWVRSRQVREYHESKAKRIQP